A section of the Leishmania panamensis strain MHOM/PA/94/PSC-1 chromosome 3 sequence genome encodes:
- a CDS encoding hypothetical protein (TriTrypDB/GeneDB-style sysID: LpmP.03.0310), protein MSDVSLALALLLLLAVCGALLLWLISQRNTDSSTVGGPALARKKGRLRSAQSVSGSGACRHGNNSEDESHQDEEDDNGGQDGAAGRRRIGAGGGLHRRRHQRRGANAHRGGSDGDENDHNDDEGAGGIPDTDENGVKMTRLQRKKLAKEREREERRQAQEAALEAQRQRMDASELRDAEVARREEERKAAEEAALQQLREDKKKADDEEYAKWISHIGVEERGELGDEVRKRQARVQSFLLDRAAQVQARAQRSAGGAHSSTSEEECIHVLVLQTAARDLIVSVEELVGTIERLSQADKVHGVFDDRGKYIFIAPEQFPLLAQFIRLRGRVSVQEFTRECNRIVMQS, encoded by the coding sequence ATGTCCGACGTGTCGCTcgcgctcgcgctgctgctgctgctcgctgtttgcggcgcgttgctgctgtggcttaTCTCGCAGCGCAACActgacagcagcaccgtcggcGGCCCTGCGCTGGCACGCAAGAAGGGCAGACTTCGGTCAGCGCAGAGCGTATCGGGATCCGGTGCCTGTCGGCATGGCAATAACAGCGAAGATGAGAGTCACcaagatgaggaggacgacaacGGCGGGcaggacggcgctgctggtcgGCGTCGCATaggtgcaggtggtggtcTACATCGCCGtcgacaccagcggcgcggcgccaaTGCCCAccgtggcggcagtgacggtgATGAGAACGACCACAACGATGACGAAGGGGCCGGTGGCATCCCCGACACGGACGAGAACGGCGTAAAGATgacgcggctgcagcgcaagaaGCTCGCGAAGGAGCGTGAGCGTGAGGAGCGCCGACAGGCGCAAGAGGCTGCCCTCGAGGCACAACGACAGCGCATGGACGCCagcgagctgcgcgacgcTGAGGTCGCGcggcgcgaggaggagcgcaaggcAGCCGAagaggcggcactgcagcagcttcgcgAGGATAAGAAAAAGGCCGACGATGAAGAATATGCCAAGTGGATCTCGCACATTGGCGTGGAAGAGCGCGGTGAACTTGGTGACGAGGTGCGGAAGCGGCAGGCGCGCGTACAATCCTTCTTGCTAGAccgcgcggcgcaggtgcaggCCCGTGCACAGCGCTCTGCCGGTGGTGCGCATAGTAGCACGAGTGAGGAGGAATGCATTCATGTGCTCGTACTGCAGACGGCGGCGCGTGACTTGATAGTGTCAGTGGAGGAGCTTGTAGGCACCATTGAGCGTCTCTCGCAGGCGGACAAAGTGCACGGCGTGTTCGACGACCGCGGCAAGTATATCTTCATCGCGCCGGAGCAGTTCCCGCTGCTCGCGCAGTTCATCCGGCTCCGCGGCCGTGTGTCAGTGCAGGAGTTCACGCGTGAGTGCAACCGTATCGTAATGCAGTCGTAG
- a CDS encoding hypothetical protein (TriTrypDB/GeneDB-style sysID: LpmP.03.0300): MRVVRRMPVVSPHRCSPLRLWGDDPCSAVAVALSCQRLWIKSTSPLACSTSNFERNLRRCRSPGRAAEHIGPNSGKAEGAALDEHQWDEHTGIFQSQRIKPFPVRAAIDIGAGGVASLCVARVDATVGAIQKLLYQTQLPLHLDALPTSMSNSASPLLSPSFMLSERTMKDITNKMRILQGAMRRNTFEGLSERAAVLSWPLCLARNAGQLAEQLTREFKIDVRVLGTNFAVEWPSSVPRPLTDEDTSTPEAADAGSSTVGKDIQNGAARKSAESKLTSLLCAARAATAAELGKRRRKATTPPSLGSAAVHGVMDPHAQLDTLAFLAHAAVSQCVAPQRLLVLHEDPQRGLRLLGLGTSAAEDIADLLDNATAPEERQKLYDIAYGPGTLSLEASKTPLLESRTLPETHAQQRHHASSSPTMTSTRPFKSPMGSASSDVAAAAAATSRMQLVEHLLPVDVASAHRYCITQIQRRPLESYSLHASSPNPLLADEFAALRGLLAGIVQPTLPAWVRRKAQLGGVLCGTSHNGGLLNIAARMSQQTHVSLEHLEVHAQYHFGGLTDVLLAESFPNPLLALPSAALTAAVLRSLESPRITYLPEVNVAAALLVQPSLWLYARATQVRARLVRDPFYGSATAAQRGRTFDRPHRKDNPTAAPDATWVKQGRWNPISHNESMRGT, encoded by the coding sequence ATGCGGGTTGTGCGACGGATGCCAGTAGTGTCGCCGCACCGGTGCTCGCCTCTTCGCCTCTGGGGCGACGACCCTTGCagcgcggtggcagtggcgttGTCGTGCCAGCGCTTGTGGATCAAATCCACCTCGCCTCtggcctgcagcacctcgaaTTTCGAAAGAAACCTTCGCCGTTGTCGCAGCCCTGGACGTGCAGCAGAGCACATCGGCCCCAACAGCGGAAAGGCGGAAGGCGCAGCACTCGATGAGCATCAGTGGGATGAGCACACAGGCATCTTCCAGAGCCAGCGCATCAAACCCTTTCCCGTCCGCGCAGCCATCGACATCGGAGCCGGCGGTGTTGCGTCGCTCTGCGTGGCTCGCGTGGATGCCACGGTCGGCGCCATTCAAAAGCTCCTGTACCAGACACAACTGCCCCTGCACCTTGATGCACTGCCGACTTCGATGTCGAACTCCGCATCGCCTCTGTTGTCGCCGTCCTTCATGCTGAGTGAGCGTACGATGAAAGACATCACAAATAAGATGCGCATCCTTCAGGGCGCGATGCGGCGCAACACCTTTGAGGGTCTCAGCgagcgcgccgccgtgctgtCGTGGCCGCTCTGCCTTGCTCGCAATGCTGGACAGCTCGCTGAACAGCTGACAAGGGAGTTCAAGATCGATGTTCGCGTGCTAGGGACGAACTTTGCGGTTGAGTGGCCGTCGTCCGTGCCAAGGCCGCTGACCGACGAGGACACTAGCACACCCGAGGCGGCTGAtgctggcagcagcaccgttgGCAAAGACATCCAGAACGGCGCTGCACGCAAGAGTGCCGAGAGTAAGCTCACGTCCCTGCTgtgtgctgctcgtgcagccaccgctgcagaaCTTGGAaagcggaggagaaaggcgaccacgccgccgtcgctcgGGTCTGCGGCAGTCCACGGTGTGATGGacccgcacgcacagctTGACACGCTTGCCTTCCTCGCGCACGCGGCTGTAAGCCAGTGCGTCGCCCCGCAACGGCTCTTAGTCCTTCATGAAGACCCGCAGCGTGGCCTGCGCTTGCTGGGGCTGGGGACATCGGCCGCCGAGGACATCGCCGATCTCCTCGACAACGCAACGGCGCCGGAGGAACGACAGAAGTTGTATGACATCGCGTACGGACCGGGGACGTTGTCACTGGAGGCCAGCAAAACACCACTACTCGAAAGCCGGACCCTCCCCGAGACTcacgctcagcagcggcaccatgcgtcatcgtcgccaaCGATGACGTCAACAAGACCCTTTAAGAGCCCCAtgggcagcgccagcagcgatgtggcggcagcagcagcagccacatCGCGTATGCAGCTCGtcgagcacctcctccctgtgGACGTCGCGAGTGCGCACCGCTACTGCATTACGCAGATCCAACGCCGCCCGCTAGAGTCGTACAGCCTTCACGCGAGTAGCCCAAATCCACTGCTCGCCGACGAGTTTGCAGCACTGCGCGGCCTTCTTGCCGGCATAGTGCAACCCACCCTGCCAGCGTGGGTGCGGCGAAAGGCACAGCTCGGAGGCGTGCTGTGTGGGACGAGCCACAACGGCGGCCTACTGAACATCGCGGCTCGCATGTCGCAGCAGACACACGTTTCCTTGGAGCACCTGGAGGTGCACGCGCAGTACCACTTTGGTGGCCTTACCGATGTGCTGCTCGCGGAGTCCTTCCCCAACCCGCTCCTCGCTCTGCCGAGCGCTGCTCTGACGGCGGCCGTGCTGCGGTCGCTGGAGTCACCGCGCATCACGTACCTTCCCGAAGTGAACGTGGCAGCCgcactgctggtgcagcCCTCGTTGTGGCTGTACGCACGCGCGACCCAGGTGCGGGCGAGGCTGGTACGGGACCCGTTCTATGGatcagcaacggcggccCAGCGTGGCCGCACCTTTGACCGACCTCACCGCAAGGACAACCCGACCGCTGCCCCAGACGCGACCTGGGTCAAGCAGGGTCGCTGGAACCCTATTTCTCACAACGAGAGCATGCGAGGGACGTGA
- a CDS encoding protein kinase, putative (TriTrypDB/GeneDB-style sysID: LpmP.03.0320) — protein MFSGEETAAFSKDRAGGSPAQPTPELSIFQSLLSPSSIHGGNVSQLSLSSAVRMLPTEEGPPTSEANDHHHHHHHHHHHHHHHHHHHHQQQHCHKDSGGDGIIGSKDASSGHNDAGSGVSRGSSSGGGAHDATVKGRPSAIEGKCADANFSLGRPQSGGGQPQHAQPMPEDPLAMASLLSYHGASGDEQDEDRSDEDGGRRHCRSSVAPFGSVEEGGGADDVDNVQPGSPLRHRRNCLRGPPIAAVMTPDTVSGRGVVGERSSSMRLLIAQEDPPLLPHQRRRRSVPKDSITLSSTPSNSSGDEREGQGLEAAQGRRRAGEGADDASSLLPSTLELPDYIPSSALPCPRAACDVKDNVSDTDGDSVQSASGSLHSSPPDVTLWGVDGGLRRKRIKKVSHYILGPLLGEGTYGVVRDCIDLSTDNADRRFSRCAIKIVSGNYAKLSTPTAKLSKASSTSPAKTEDGNDNGHGRHSHSTDRGALAGPLKRTSGMQYRREEDLKRQETFLREMRNLQRFHSKNIIRALDTFTRYSKEYVVMPIAICNLRQLVQQLLRTRWREAVREWRRAQRGLQRSLRHNQSIGAPAAHGDQVQPQPQRSLWLPMVPSAVEDLDVDIITFMADAARGDGEDTDGVSASRSRGSSDDDDAAAGTWDSKANVICHDDRQRRHCGSITTTHTINRCTDRLYWVDTSQSPQQPSSGPCPTFAGGHHHYHHHSDGDESWEDDISDGSSVSTTGTTNSIAVISATPRGLSAAEPPVECDNLVDRSATSAGSNGTEGRPTATAPPGPGASTLHSRPHMSLPTCSPTLLKGIFYQLISGVAYLHQQHLAHNDIKPSNVLLFEDGTVKLADLGSVSDTYNDQGSPLFASPELCKYFYGATTPPASFSKSPQHVGRDAAQSSDMWCCGLILYYLITGKPGPLPVQLRYFRMLNNKQMHQQLRPFALHGDKDDASDTHTDQASLPPVVTRYQLYREIAQQTTPVNLSDLPDMVPPDVCDDMLLSDTPTLNTVEASEGDSEREKAMLPYPPNSVRHLLARLLDLDPLRRLTAEQALRHPWLRIAFRSKMSATSSSSSSSSSSSSSNSSGHQQQQQQQQRKPPSKQAMEEAIQRDVARRVMESRHVQHMLRRDRQRHLQFVADCCNMLNLQIPPEIIKAHAEEPYQEADGDRVRFSSPPAPQVHRPNSLAAAAAAVSGRSTHHGARYTDANTQGLRDDTGGSEWSVTSPNNSAATVTGVVLRDSMRPRVMPPGCIDTKLFLPPSEEDYYEQKSGKAEFDVRVLRRKPLLMAQLDEYFHNVVLVQCGYRTGPDPNYQVMRLRAVPIEDENGGGYHYGGGSGGCRGGAQQPAVMILSGANGGLYRRSPPVGPSSMPPAAALAATGPHYYGTDGANRDGRSTEVWGAGLHRNPGAHVEGRGVATAAAFSAGAAAGRRANVSGACTVTGQPLISTSLSGAAAAAAAEASANRAAAQSRASAAGGTGNGANDVVSSSVLCYGSGSTGSGGRHRAAGRGRRRGQRDASESQSEGETSVAMRESSKCLCGLV, from the coding sequence ATGTTCTCTGGGGAGGAAACAGCCGCCTTTTCCAAAGACAGGGCCGGCGGCTCGCCAGCGCAGCCCACCCCAGAGCTGAGCATTTTTCAGTCCCTCCTCAGCCCCAGCTCGATTCACGGCGGTAACGTGAGCCAGCTCAGCCTCTCGTCTGCGGTGAGGATGCTACCTACCGAAGAGGGCCCACCGACCAGCGAAGCCaacgaccaccaccaccaccaccaccaccaccaccaccaccaccaccaccaccaccaccaccaccaccagcagcagcattgcCATAaagacagcggcggtgacggcatCATTGGCAGCAAAGATGCAAGCAGTGGCCACAATGACGCCGGGAGCGGGGTGAGCAGAGGTagtagcagcggtggtggcgctcaTGACGCCACGGTGAAGGGCCGGCCCAGCGCCATTGAAGGAAAATGCGCCGATGCGAATTTCTCTTTAGGCCGCCCGCAAAGCGGTGGCGGTCAGCCACAGCATGCGCAACCGATGCCGGAGGACCCGCTAGCAATGGCCTCTCTGTTAAGTTACCACGGCGCCAGCGGTGACGAGCAAGACGAGGATCGCAGCGATGAGGACGGTGGTCGCCGCCACTGTCGATCCTCTGTCGCTCCTTTCGGCAGCGTCgaggaaggtggtggtgcggatGATGTGGACAATGTACAGCCCGGATCGCCTttgcggcaccgccgcaacTGCCTGCGCGGGCCCCCTATCGCAGCGGTCATGACGCCGGATACAGTAAGCGGTCGAGGAGTCGTCGGTGAACGTAGCTCAAGCATGAGGCTGCTGATAGCGCAAGAGGACCCACCGCTACTTCCTCAccagcgacgccggcgctCCGTCCCGAAGGACAGCATCACCCTCAGCTCCACCCCCTCAAACAGCTCTGGGGACGAGAGGGAAGGTCAGGGATTGGAAGCGGCACAgggacggcggcgcgctgGCGAGGGTGCTGATGACGCgtcgtcactgctgccgagCACGTTGGAATTGCCGGATTACATACCGAGCAGCgccctcccctgccctcgCGCCGCCTGCGACGTGAAGGACAACGTCAGCGACACTGACGGGGACAGCGTCCAGAGCGCCTCCGGCTCACTGCACTCGTCGCCGCCCGATGTCACGCTGTGGGGCGTCGATGGTGGCCTCCGCCGCAAGCGCATAAAGAAGGTAAGCCACTACATCCTCGGCCCGCTGCTCGGGGAAGGCACCTACGGCGTTGTGCGCGACTGCATCGACCTGAGCACAGACAACGCCGACCGGCGGTTctcgcgctgcgccatcAAAATAGTAAGCGGCAACTACGCCAAGCtcagcacacccacagcgAAGCTGAGCAAGGCGTCGTCAACGTCGCCTGCCAAGACTGAGGACGGCAACGACAACGGCCATGGTCGTCACAGCCACAGTACTGACCGTGGCGCTCTTGCAGGCCCACTGAAACGCACGTCTGGCATGCAATACCGCCGCGAGGAGGACTTGAAGCGGCAGGAAACATTTCTGCGGGAGATGCGCAACCTCCAGCGTTTCCATAGCAAAAACATCATCCGTGCGCTTGACACCTTCACGCGGTACAGCAAGGAGTATGTCGTGATGCCGATCGCCATCTGCAACCTGCGACAACtggtccagcagctgctacgCACGCGGTGGCGTGAGGCGGTACGGGAGTGGCGGCGAGCGCAGCGTGGGCTGCAGCGAAGTCTACGGCACAATCAAAGCATTGGGGCACCTGCGGCCCACGGCGATCAAGTACAGCCACAGCCCCAACGGTCATTGTGGCTTCCCATGGTGCCTTCTGCGGTGGAGGATTTGGATGTGGACATCATCACCTTTATGGCAGACGCCGCGCGCGGTGACGGTGAGGACACCGATGGAGTCTCCGCAAGTCGgtcgcgcggcagcagcgatgatgacgacgccgccgctggtacTTGGGACAGCAAGGCGAACGTGATCTGCCATGACgatcggcagcggcgccactgcggctCCATCACCACAACGCACACAATCAACCGCTGTACAGACCGCCTCTATTGGGTGGACACCTCccagtcgccgcagcagccatcAAGTGGGCCTTGCCCGACCTTCGCCGggggccaccaccactaccaccaccacagcgacggcgatgaaAGTTGGGAGGATGACATCAGCGACGGAAGCTCCGTGAGTACGACGGGAACGACTAACTCCATCGCGGTCATAAGTGCGACACCGCGGGGGCTGTCGGCAGCCGAACCCCCAGTAGAGTGTGACAACCTCGTCGACCGTAGCGCAACCAGCGCAGGCTCCAACGGCACTGAGGGCCGCCCGACAGCCACCGCGCCACCGGGACCGGGCGCCTCCACGCTGCACAGCCGGCCACACATGTCGCTACCCACGTGCTCGCCAACGCTGTTGAAGGGCATCTTCTACCAGCTCATCTCTGGCGTTGCCTACctacaccagcagcacctggcGCACAACGACATCAAGCCGTCGAACGTGCTTCTTTTCGAGGACGGTACCGTGAAGCTGGCCGATctcggcagcgtcagcgacACGTACAACGACCAAggctctcccctctttgcttCACCGGAGCTGTGCAAGTACTTCTACGGCGCCACAACACCACCAGCGTCGTTTTCGAAGTCGCCACAGCACGTTGGGCGAGATGCGGCGCAGTCCAGTGACATGTGGTGCTGCGGGCTGATACTCTACTACCTCATCACCGGAAAACCTGGcccgctgccggtgcagtTGCGATACTTTCGTATGCTGAACAACAAGCAGATGCATCAGCAGCTTCGGCCCTTCGCGCTGCACGGCGACAAGGACGACGcgagcgacacacacaccgaccaAGCTTCCTTGCCGCCCGTTGTGACCCGCTACCAGCTTTACCGCGAGATTGCGCAGCAGACGACGCCGGTGAACCTCAGCGACCTGCCAGATATGGTGCCACCGGACGTGTGCGATGACATGCTGCTCTCTGACACACCAACATTGAACACAGTGGAGGCATCAGAAGGTGACTCCGAGCGCGAGAAAGCGATGCTGCCGTACCCGCCCAACAGTGTGCGGCATCTCCTGGCAAGACTCCTCGATCTCGACCCTTTACGCCGCCTTACCGCCGAGCAGGCACTCCGCCACCCGTGGCTGCGCATAGCCTTCCGCTCCAAGATGAGTGcaacaagcagcagcagcagcagcagcagcagcagcagcagtagcaacagcagcgggcatcagcagcagcagcaacagcagcagcgcaagccGCCGTCGAAGCAGGCCATGGAAGAGGCCATTCAGCGTGATGTGGCGCGTCGTGTGATGGAGTCGCGCCACGTTCAGCACATGCTGCGCCGGGATCGCCAGCGGCACCTTCAGTTCGTCGCGGACTGCTGCAACATGCTGAACCTGCAAATACCACCAGAGATCATTAAGGCGCACGCGGAGGAACCCTACCAGGAGGCCGACGGCGACCGCGTACGCTTCTCTtcaccgccggcgccgcaggTCCATCGACCCAACTCActggccgctgcggcggccgctgtTTCTGGGCGTAGCACCCACCATGGAGCGCGCTACACCGACGCGAACACGCAGGGACTGCGTGACGAcactggcggcagcgagtgGTCTGTTACCTCGCCCAACAACAGCGCGGCAACCGTGACGGGGGTGGTCCTTCGGGATAGCATGCGACCACGCGTCATGCCACCCGGGTGCATCGACACAAAGCTGTTCCTCCCGCCCTCGGAGGAGGACTACTATGAGCAGAAGAGCGGCAAGGCAGAGTTTGACGtgcgggtgctgcgccgcaagccgctgctgatggcgcaGCTCGACGAGTACTTCCACAACGTCGTGCTCGTGCAATGTGGGTACCGCACAGGACCGGATCCAAACTACCAGGTGATGCGCTTGCGGGCCGTGCCTATCGAGGATGAGAACGGTGGTGGTTATCACtacggtggtggcagtggaggGTGTCGAGGAGGCGCCCAACAGCCAGCGGTCATGATCCTTTCAGGTGCCAATGGAGGCCTCTATCGTCGCAGCCCGCCCGTAGGGCCATCATCGatgccgccagcagcggcactggcagcgaCGGGGCCCCACTACTACGGCACTGACGGCGCGAACCGCGACGGCAGGTCCACGGAGGTATGGGGTGCCGGTCTTCACCGCAACCCGGGCGCCCACGTAGAGGGTCGCGGTGTAGCGACTGCGGCCGCCTTctcagctggcgcagcggcaggtcgTAGAGCCAATGTGTCCGGCGCATGCACCGTGACTGGTCAACCGCTGATCAGCACATCCCTGtccggtgccgcagcggcagcggcggcagaagcCTCTGCCAACCGGGCGGCCGCGCAGTCGCGGGCATCTGCTGCAGGCGGCACTGGCAATGGGGCTAACGATGTTGTCAGTTCTTCTGTCCTCTGCTatggcagtggcagcacaggGAGCGGAGGTAGGCATCGTGCGGCCGGCAGAGGTCGCAGGCGCGGTCAGCGCGACGCCAGCGAGTCCCAGTCGGAAGGGGAAACCAGCGTTGCCATGCGTGAAAGCTCCAAGTGTCTATGCGGACTAGTGTGA